One part of the Salmo salar chromosome ssa10, Ssal_v3.1, whole genome shotgun sequence genome encodes these proteins:
- the LOC106561646 gene encoding bisphosphoglycerate mutase isoform X1: MMFFTFVAAAARQSFRMSKYKVFVMRHGEGAWTKENRFCSWVDQRLSEDGVKEALACGHLLKEAGYHLDVVFTSLLSRSIHTAWLLLEAMEQEWVPVVRTWRLNERHYGALIGLNRAEMALNHGEEQVKQWRRSYDLTLPPIDESHPYFLEIYNDRRYSTCDVSKEDLPKSESLKDVLERLQPYWDGTIVPEIKRGKLVLISGHGNSCRALLKHLEGISDADIVNVTLPTGTPILIELDENFRPTKPMQLLGDQEAIQAAIRKVEDQGKVKQTT; encoded by the exons atgatgtTTTTCACTTTTGTG GCTGCTGCTGCCAGACAGTCATTCCGGATGTCCAAGTACAAAGTCTTTGTGATGAGGCATGGAGAAGGAGCCTGGACTAAAGAGAACCGCTTCTGCAGCTGGGTGGACCAGAGGCTGAGTGAGGACGGGGTGAAGGAGGCCTTGGCGTGTGGTCACCTCCTGAAGGAAGCAGGCTACCACCTGGATGTAGTATTTACCTCCCTGCTCAGCCGATCCATCCACACAGCCTGGCTGTTGTTGGAAGCCATGGAGCAGGAGTGGGTCCCCGTGGTCAGGACGTGGAGACTCAACGAGCGCCATTACGGTGCCCTGATCGGGCTGAATAGAGCTGAGATGGCCCTAAACCATGGTGAGGAGCAGGTGAAACAGTGGAGGAGGAGCTATGACCTCACGCTGCCCCCCATCGACGAATCACACCCTtacttcctggagatctacaatGACCGCCGGTATTCTACCTGTGACGTGTCTAAAGAGGATCTTCCGAAGTCGGAGAGCCTGAAGGATGTCTTGGAGAGGCTCCAGCCATACTGGGACGGCACTATTGTGCCGGAGATCAAACGGGGGAAATTGGTGCTCATCTCTGGGCATGGGAATAGCTGCAGGGCCCTGTTGAAACACCTGGAAG GTATATCAGATGCTGACATCGTCAATGTGACGTTACCCACTGGGACACCCATTCTGATTGAGCTGGATGAGAACTTCCGACCCACCAAACCCATGCAGCTCCTGGGAGACCAGGAAGCCATCCAGGCAGCCATCAGGAAGGTGGAGGACCAGGGTAAGGTCAAACAAACGACCTGA
- the LOC106561646 gene encoding bisphosphoglycerate mutase isoform X2: protein MSKYKVFVMRHGEGAWTKENRFCSWVDQRLSEDGVKEALACGHLLKEAGYHLDVVFTSLLSRSIHTAWLLLEAMEQEWVPVVRTWRLNERHYGALIGLNRAEMALNHGEEQVKQWRRSYDLTLPPIDESHPYFLEIYNDRRYSTCDVSKEDLPKSESLKDVLERLQPYWDGTIVPEIKRGKLVLISGHGNSCRALLKHLEGISDADIVNVTLPTGTPILIELDENFRPTKPMQLLGDQEAIQAAIRKVEDQGKVKQTT, encoded by the exons ATGTCCAAGTACAAAGTCTTTGTGATGAGGCATGGAGAAGGAGCCTGGACTAAAGAGAACCGCTTCTGCAGCTGGGTGGACCAGAGGCTGAGTGAGGACGGGGTGAAGGAGGCCTTGGCGTGTGGTCACCTCCTGAAGGAAGCAGGCTACCACCTGGATGTAGTATTTACCTCCCTGCTCAGCCGATCCATCCACACAGCCTGGCTGTTGTTGGAAGCCATGGAGCAGGAGTGGGTCCCCGTGGTCAGGACGTGGAGACTCAACGAGCGCCATTACGGTGCCCTGATCGGGCTGAATAGAGCTGAGATGGCCCTAAACCATGGTGAGGAGCAGGTGAAACAGTGGAGGAGGAGCTATGACCTCACGCTGCCCCCCATCGACGAATCACACCCTtacttcctggagatctacaatGACCGCCGGTATTCTACCTGTGACGTGTCTAAAGAGGATCTTCCGAAGTCGGAGAGCCTGAAGGATGTCTTGGAGAGGCTCCAGCCATACTGGGACGGCACTATTGTGCCGGAGATCAAACGGGGGAAATTGGTGCTCATCTCTGGGCATGGGAATAGCTGCAGGGCCCTGTTGAAACACCTGGAAG GTATATCAGATGCTGACATCGTCAATGTGACGTTACCCACTGGGACACCCATTCTGATTGAGCTGGATGAGAACTTCCGACCCACCAAACCCATGCAGCTCCTGGGAGACCAGGAAGCCATCCAGGCAGCCATCAGGAAGGTGGAGGACCAGGGTAAGGTCAAACAAACGACCTGA
- the LOC106561650 gene encoding troponin I, slow skeletal muscle — protein MSEAPPKPKSKISASRRLFLKTKLVKKAMAMLVAEKEQKVIDRESTLHERVPALNLSGLSVQDLQTLCKELHQKIDVVDEERYDIAMKVSKSDAEIENLTMKIIELKGKKRPQLKRVRVSAEAMMGALLGAKIKESVDFKANLKTVKKEEEKKEEVTDWRKNVDAMSGMEGRKKMFAAS, from the exons ATGTCTGAAGC GCCG CCAAAACCAAAGTCGAAGATCTCTGCATCTCGCAGACTCTTCTTGAAG ACCAAACTGGTGAAGAAGGCCATGGCTATGTTGGTGGCTGAAAAGGAGCAGAAGGTGATTGACAGAGAAAGCACACTGCATGAACGAGTCCCAGCACTCAACCTATCTGGGCTGTCTGTACAGGACCTGCAG ACTCTTTGTAAAGAACTGCACCAGAAAATTGATGTTGTTGATGAAGAGCGGTACGACATCGCAATGAAAGTTTCCAAAAGTGATGCAGAG ATTGAAAATCTGACCATGAAGATCATTGAGTTGAAGGGCAAGAAGCGACCTCAGCTGAAGAGGGTGAGAGTATCAGCTGAAGCCATGATGGGGGCCCTGCTGGGAGCCAAGATCAAAGAGTCTGTCGACTTCAAAGCCAACCTCAAGACTgtcaagaaggaggaggagaag AAAGAGGAAGTGACTGATTGGCGTAAGAATGTGGATGCCATGTCTGGCATGGAGGGCAGAAAGAAGATGTTCGCTGCTTCCTAA
- the tnni3 gene encoding troponin I, cardiac muscle, which produces MADAPKPKEKSKISSARRLGLKIRLLIVAGQMLEVEVEEKKRERDEALAERVPPLKLSGLSVEELQDLCRDLHHKIDVVDEERYDVGLKVTKNDKEIHDLGLKIIELQSKFKKPNLKRVKISAEAMLSVLLGSKHKETIDFKSNLKTVKKAEEKKEEVTDWRQNVDAMSGMEGRKKMFDA; this is translated from the exons ACCAAAACCAAAAGAAAAGTCCAAGATCTCCTCAGCCCGACGGTTGGGTTTGAAG ATCAGATTGCTGATTGTAGCTGGCCAGATGCTAGAGGTTgaggtggaggagaagaagagagaaagagatgaagcTCTGGCTGAGAGAGTCCCTCCTCTAAAACTGTCTGGCTTGTCTGTGGAGGAGCTCCAG GATTTGTGCAGAGATCTGCACCATAAGATTGATGTGGTAGATGAGGAGCGATATGACGTGGGACTCAAAGTTACCAAAAATGACAAGGAG ATCCATGATTTAGGACTAAAGATCATTGAGCTGCAGAGCAAGTTCAAGAAGCCAAACCTGAAGAGGGTGAAGATCTCAGCTGAAGCCATGCTCAGTGTTCTGCTGGGCTCCAAGCATAAGGAGACCATCGACTTCAAGTCCAACCTCAAGACAGTCAAGAAAGCAGAGGAGAAG AAAGAAGAGGTCACTGACTGGCGTCAAAATGTGGATGCCATGTCTGGCATGGAGGGCAGAAAGAAGATGTTTGACGCTTGA